A single Nostoc sp. PCC 7107 DNA region contains:
- a CDS encoding diguanylate cyclase, whose amino-acid sequence MQHFFLGSIRPKLIASFLVVALIPLLLLAFINKETTEKALTENVQQALSAAANQTSNRIDAFIDRNLNAVRVEALLPGLAGYLSLTPKERDNSPEKQLATETLSRLSRKDLLNILSYSLLDLNGKNVLNTTNTLDISTDESKQDYFKEPLQTKLPFVSSMKRSPKIHDLVSIFFSSPVRNAKGDILGVLRVSYNATVIQQLVTRETKQTGNKSLAILLDENNIYLAHSTAPELVFHSIVPLPLDVVSQLQIEGRLSNDPIPKLATNELKLKQALDNQQLYLTAGLSTTGNQVNMIAIAHLKYKPWSVLFAQPRAVALAPVEKQIRDTMFLFALIASIVTIIAFVIGQMLTQSIIYLTNIVFQFSAGNLDIRAKVNSKDEIGQLAKSFNNMALQLQTSLATLEQRVQERTAELVIAKETAEDANQKLEKLVNLDGLTQVANRRCLDGRLQAEWKLLTREQQPLSLILFDVDKFKLYNDYYGHLAGDDCLIRVAQTVQQTVRRPADLVARYGGEEFAILLPNTDLAGAINVAQSIQQAIHVLAIPHVQSDVENIVTVSLGVTSLIPTWEIKPDILIALADQALYNAKQQGRDRYFIAVSEDISQLH is encoded by the coding sequence ATGCAGCACTTTTTTTTGGGCAGCATCCGGCCAAAGTTGATCGCCTCATTTCTTGTTGTTGCTTTGATTCCGCTGCTGTTATTGGCATTTATCAACAAAGAAACAACTGAAAAAGCCCTAACTGAAAACGTTCAACAAGCCCTATCTGCGGCGGCCAACCAAACCAGTAACAGAATAGATGCTTTTATTGATAGAAATTTGAATGCTGTGCGTGTAGAAGCACTTTTACCAGGCTTGGCAGGCTACCTCAGCTTAACTCCAAAAGAGCGAGATAATAGCCCCGAAAAGCAATTAGCAACAGAAACATTAAGCCGGCTCAGTCGCAAAGATCTGCTCAATATTCTCTCATACTCTTTGCTCGACTTAAACGGAAAAAATGTTTTGAATACAACAAATACACTGGACATTAGTACAGATGAATCAAAACAAGATTATTTTAAGGAACCACTGCAAACTAAACTACCTTTTGTTTCTAGCATGAAGCGATCGCCAAAAATTCATGACCTTGTTAGCATCTTTTTTAGTAGTCCAGTTCGCAATGCCAAGGGAGACATCTTGGGTGTATTGCGTGTTTCATACAATGCTACAGTCATTCAGCAGTTGGTAACTAGAGAAACTAAACAGACTGGGAATAAATCCTTGGCGATTCTTTTAGATGAAAATAATATTTATTTAGCACATAGTACTGCACCAGAGCTAGTTTTTCACTCGATTGTACCGCTGCCTTTAGATGTTGTTAGTCAACTGCAAATTGAAGGGCGTTTGTCTAATGATCCTATTCCAAAATTGGCAACTAATGAGTTAAAACTTAAGCAAGCTTTGGATAATCAACAGTTATATTTAACTGCTGGTCTGTCAACAACAGGGAATCAGGTTAATATGATTGCGATCGCGCATTTAAAATATAAACCTTGGTCTGTATTATTCGCACAACCTCGTGCTGTTGCCTTAGCACCTGTAGAAAAGCAAATTCGTGACACAATGTTTTTATTTGCATTGATTGCTTCAATCGTGACAATTATTGCTTTTGTGATTGGGCAAATGCTAACACAGTCAATCATTTATCTTACCAATATCGTCTTCCAATTTAGTGCAGGTAACTTAGATATCCGCGCCAAAGTCAACTCCAAAGACGAAATCGGTCAACTGGCAAAATCATTTAATAATATGGCACTTCAGTTACAAACATCTTTGGCAACTTTGGAACAACGAGTACAAGAGAGAACCGCCGAGTTAGTAATTGCTAAAGAAACAGCCGAAGATGCCAATCAGAAACTAGAAAAACTCGTAAATCTAGATGGTTTAACTCAGGTGGCTAACCGTCGCTGCTTAGATGGACGACTACAAGCAGAATGGAAACTTCTCACACGAGAACAACAACCCCTCTCGCTGATATTATTTGATGTTGATAAATTCAAACTTTACAACGATTACTATGGTCATCTTGCAGGCGATGATTGTCTCATCAGAGTAGCGCAAACTGTTCAACAGACAGTTCGTCGTCCTGCTGATCTTGTAGCGCGTTATGGTGGAGAAGAATTTGCGATACTCCTCCCAAATACTGACTTAGCAGGAGCAATAAACGTAGCGCAAAGTATTCAGCAAGCAATTCATGTTCTGGCTATTCCTCATGTACAGTCTGATGTCGAGAATATCGTCACTGTGAGTTTGGGGGTTACTTCTCTTATCCCCACTTGGGAGATCAAGCCAGATATACTCATCGCTTTAGCAGATCAAGCCCTGTATAATGCCAAACAACAGGGACGCGATCGCTATTTTATAGCAGTATCAGAGGATATCTCACAATTACATTAA
- a CDS encoding ABC transporter substrate-binding protein, which yields MFKLLRYASIFLITACLLFACHGSVPTELKRPPLKVQFGSFVGEYPGIIAKEKGFFKAQGVDVELISKPYTRLEAANFSAGKYDGISLSLGSFIILSATNPDIQGVVVIDESTGADVVVAQPQIKSVADLRGKKLGANLGGFSEVFVIEMLKSANLSSDDVNLVQLEALDIPQNLKNNIIQAGHTWEPHLSEAIKLGEDILFTSKQTPGLILDMIVFRGDIIRDRPNDIRGFVQGWLQASNYWKANVQEGNAIISSVLKIPNNTISLAGINLSDLGANEKLFLSSSPNSIYKTAKIYADFFIRAGSMTRLPELKSLFNSSFLNPAS from the coding sequence ATGTTTAAACTGCTGAGATATGCGAGTATTTTTCTGATTACAGCTTGTTTGCTATTTGCTTGTCATGGTTCAGTACCAACTGAATTAAAACGCCCTCCTTTGAAAGTGCAATTTGGCTCTTTTGTGGGAGAGTATCCAGGCATAATTGCTAAAGAAAAAGGATTCTTCAAAGCCCAAGGGGTCGATGTAGAACTAATTTCTAAACCATACACCCGATTAGAAGCAGCAAATTTCAGTGCGGGTAAGTATGATGGTATTTCGTTATCTTTAGGAAGTTTTATCATCTTGAGTGCCACAAATCCAGATATACAAGGCGTTGTTGTGATAGATGAATCAACAGGTGCAGATGTGGTAGTCGCTCAACCACAAATTAAAAGCGTGGCTGACTTAAGAGGGAAAAAACTAGGTGCAAATCTCGGCGGTTTTAGCGAGGTTTTCGTGATCGAGATGTTGAAAAGTGCCAACTTAAGCAGCGATGATGTGAACTTAGTGCAATTAGAAGCTTTAGACATTCCTCAAAACCTAAAAAATAATATTATTCAAGCTGGACATACTTGGGAACCTCATCTTTCTGAAGCGATTAAATTAGGGGAAGATATTCTATTTACCAGCAAACAAACCCCTGGTTTAATTTTAGATATGATTGTTTTTCGAGGTGATATAATTCGCGATCGCCCTAACGATATTCGTGGATTTGTGCAAGGATGGTTGCAAGCATCAAACTACTGGAAAGCAAATGTTCAGGAAGGAAATGCTATCATCAGCAGTGTGTTAAAAATTCCTAACAATACAATCTCTCTAGCGGGAATAAACCTAAGTGACTTAGGTGCAAATGAAAAATTATTTCTATCTAGTAGCCCTAACTCTATATACAAAACTGCCAAAATATATGCAGATTTTTTTATTCGTGCTGGCAGCATGACGCGCCTTCCTGAGCTAAAAAGTTTGTTTAATTCTTCCTTTTTAAATCCTGCTTCCTAG
- a CDS encoding outer membrane protein assembly factor, whose product MQISKTAILTLATLAASNVTQQALAAPTTSANETKKDVVVPVIEETPTRVEAISLPETVIVPQFSSNTKGINKNSPVVLTPVNQSNTTVKLTPSLPTDNNLVVTATDVQIVGATPELQEIVRRVIKTQSGGDTSQNQLQQDVAAILETGLFTTANVNSRTTATGLSVTYQVQPVIVRSLQLSGAKVLTYPVVLERFQPQFNSAISPAGLQKAVEQTNKWYTDNGYNLARLLSIKPSREGILNINVAEGLVSEIKFRFVNDEGQTVDSKGNPVSGRTKPDFLRQQIQLKSGQIFQEKLVQQDIQQLYRTGLFSSVNVALEGDATKLNLVYELKENGARAINLGGSYNADQGIVGTVNYQDQNVAGKNNILNLNVGVSSRDLQLDGKLINPYRPNNPDSLGYTVNGFRRQELSETFDDTIKLANGDKVREGQIGGSVSLQRPIDGWDASLGLNYTRTTIRDRQGNVTATDAQNNPLSASGTGIDDLTTVSFTAAKDNRNNPLNPTQGSLLKLSTEQSIPVGQGNISLNRVTANFSQYVPVKVYDSKQPQVFALNVQAGTVIGDLPPYEAFNLGGSNSIRGYDGGKVGSGRSYVLASAEYRFPILPIVGGVLFADFGSDLGSGSTVLGDPAGARDKPGYGFGYGAGVRLDSPLGLIRADYGVNDQGESKVHLGIGQRF is encoded by the coding sequence ATGCAAATTTCTAAAACAGCAATTTTAACTTTAGCTACTTTAGCGGCTAGTAATGTGACACAACAAGCCCTAGCTGCACCAACTACCTCAGCCAACGAAACTAAAAAAGATGTAGTGGTTCCGGTAATTGAAGAAACCCCCACAAGAGTAGAAGCAATTTCATTACCGGAGACTGTCATAGTGCCACAGTTTTCCTCAAATACCAAAGGTATTAACAAAAATTCGCCAGTAGTACTAACTCCAGTTAATCAGAGTAATACTACCGTGAAACTTACGCCATCTTTACCAACAGACAATAACTTAGTCGTCACAGCGACAGATGTACAAATAGTAGGCGCAACTCCCGAATTACAAGAAATTGTCCGCCGAGTTATCAAAACCCAGTCTGGGGGAGACACCAGCCAAAACCAATTACAACAAGATGTCGCCGCAATTTTAGAAACTGGTTTATTTACCACGGCCAATGTCAATAGCCGTACCACCGCTACAGGGTTGAGTGTAACTTATCAAGTGCAACCAGTCATAGTGCGATCGCTGCAACTTTCCGGTGCTAAAGTACTAACTTATCCAGTAGTCCTTGAACGATTCCAACCCCAATTCAACAGCGCCATCAGTCCCGCCGGATTGCAAAAAGCTGTGGAACAGACCAACAAATGGTACACCGACAACGGTTATAACTTGGCGCGGTTGCTATCAATTAAACCCAGCCGTGAGGGAATTCTGAACATTAACGTTGCTGAAGGTTTGGTAAGTGAGATTAAATTTCGCTTTGTCAACGACGAAGGTCAAACCGTTGATAGCAAAGGTAATCCTGTAAGTGGACGCACCAAACCAGACTTTTTACGCCAGCAAATTCAACTCAAATCTGGGCAAATCTTTCAAGAAAAATTAGTTCAGCAAGATATTCAGCAACTATATCGCACAGGCTTATTTTCCAGCGTGAATGTTGCTTTAGAAGGCGATGCAACTAAGTTAAATTTAGTTTATGAACTCAAAGAAAATGGCGCGCGGGCAATTAACTTAGGTGGGAGTTATAACGCCGATCAAGGAATTGTTGGTACTGTTAATTATCAAGACCAAAATGTTGCCGGGAAAAACAATATTTTAAATTTGAATGTGGGTGTTAGTAGCCGTGATTTGCAATTAGATGGAAAATTAATCAACCCTTATCGCCCCAACAATCCTGACAGCTTAGGTTACACCGTTAACGGCTTCCGTCGCCAAGAACTTTCTGAAACCTTTGACGACACCATCAAATTAGCTAACGGTGATAAAGTGCGAGAAGGGCAAATTGGCGGGAGTGTCAGCTTGCAAAGACCGATTGACGGCTGGGATGCTTCTCTCGGATTGAATTATACCAGAACCACAATCCGCGATCGCCAAGGTAATGTTACCGCCACCGATGCCCAAAATAACCCCCTATCCGCCAGTGGTACAGGTATTGATGACTTGACTACCGTATCTTTCACAGCTGCTAAAGACAACAGAAATAACCCACTCAACCCCACTCAAGGTTCCTTACTAAAATTGAGTACAGAACAATCTATACCCGTCGGTCAAGGTAATATTTCCCTCAACCGCGTCACCGCCAATTTCAGCCAATATGTACCAGTCAAGGTATATGACAGTAAACAACCGCAAGTATTCGCTTTAAACGTCCAAGCAGGTACAGTCATTGGCGATTTACCACCTTACGAAGCCTTTAATTTAGGTGGTTCCAACTCCATACGCGGTTACGATGGCGGGAAAGTTGGGAGTGGACGCAGTTATGTTTTAGCTTCCGCTGAATATCGCTTTCCCATCCTACCCATAGTTGGCGGTGTGTTATTTGCCGACTTCGGCTCAGACTTAGGTTCTGGTAGCACCGTTTTAGGAGACCCCGCTGGTGCGCGTGATAAACCCGGTTACGGCTTTGGCTATGGTGCAGGTGTGCGCTTAGATTCCCCACTAGGACTAATTCGGGCTGACTACGGCGTTAACGACCAAGGAGAAAGTAAAGTGCATCTAGGTATAGGTCAGCGATTTTAA
- a CDS encoding lipid-A-disaccharide synthase-related protein encodes MSQSSSTSSRLRLLVLSNGHGEDIIAVRILQAFQEQSNPPEIFALPLVGEGHAYQNLGIPLIGSVRTMPSGGFIYMDNRQLMRDVRGGLVQLTLSQIQAMRRWVSSQKKSGKPVGVLAVGDIVPLLFAYFSGANYAFVGTAKSEYYVQDETGLLPRKSKSARWENFSGSIYHPWERWLMSRRLCRAVFPRDALTTEILKQWPIPAVDVGNPMMDGLVPSFGMQRFYTADTQQKELARPLVVTLLPGSRPPEAYHNWQVILEAVSAMLASLQERDAVGHSSGNVVFLAAIAPSLDTSQLTSSLQVQGWQPHTESPISLPDVNTLIFKQRNAYLLISQQAYNDCLHLGDVAIAMAGTATEQFVGLGKPAIAIPGQGPQYNYAFAEAQSRLLGDSLILIEKPVQAAKVMRSLLQNPDRLQIIAENGLRRMGQPGAARRIADCLAERLVLKSKK; translated from the coding sequence ATGAGTCAGTCATCATCTACAAGTTCTCGGTTACGCTTACTGGTTTTAAGCAACGGTCATGGCGAAGATATAATTGCAGTGCGAATTTTGCAAGCATTTCAGGAACAATCAAACCCACCAGAAATTTTTGCTTTACCGTTGGTGGGAGAAGGACACGCTTATCAAAATTTGGGTATTCCTTTGATTGGTTCAGTGCGGACGATGCCTTCTGGTGGTTTTATATATATGGATAACCGTCAACTGATGCGAGATGTGCGCGGTGGTTTAGTACAGTTGACTCTCAGCCAAATTCAAGCAATGCGGCGATGGGTGAGTTCTCAAAAAAAATCAGGTAAGCCAGTGGGGGTTTTAGCGGTAGGTGATATTGTCCCGCTTTTGTTTGCCTATTTTAGTGGCGCGAATTATGCTTTTGTCGGCACGGCGAAATCTGAGTATTATGTGCAAGATGAAACAGGATTGTTACCACGTAAATCAAAATCTGCGCGTTGGGAAAATTTTTCTGGTTCAATTTACCATCCTTGGGAACGTTGGTTGATGAGTCGTCGCCTTTGTCGGGCGGTGTTTCCCAGAGATGCTTTGACTACGGAGATATTAAAACAATGGCCGATTCCCGCGGTTGATGTGGGGAACCCAATGATGGATGGTTTAGTGCCAAGCTTTGGGATGCAACGATTTTATACTGCGGATACCCAACAAAAAGAACTTGCACGACCACTAGTTGTTACCCTACTTCCTGGTTCTCGCCCGCCAGAAGCTTATCACAATTGGCAAGTAATTCTAGAAGCTGTATCTGCAATGCTGGCGAGTCTTCAAGAGCGTGATGCAGTCGGGCATAGTTCTGGTAATGTGGTGTTTTTAGCAGCGATCGCACCCAGTCTCGATACCAGTCAATTAACTTCTAGCTTACAGGTTCAAGGTTGGCAACCCCACACGGAATCCCCAATTTCTCTACCTGATGTCAATACTTTAATCTTTAAGCAACGCAATGCCTATTTACTCATTTCTCAACAAGCTTATAACGATTGTTTGCATTTGGGAGATGTGGCGATCGCAATGGCGGGGACAGCTACTGAACAATTTGTTGGTTTAGGCAAGCCAGCGATCGCTATTCCCGGTCAGGGGCCACAATATAATTATGCTTTTGCTGAAGCCCAAAGCCGTCTTTTAGGAGATTCTTTAATTTTAATTGAAAAGCCAGTCCAAGCAGCGAAGGTGATGCGATCGCTGCTCCAAAATCCTGACAGATTACAAATCATCGCTGAGAATGGCTTGCGGCGCATGGGTCAACCAGGGGCTGCACGACGAATTGCTGATTGTTTAGCCGAAAGATTAGTTTTAAAAAGCAAAAAGTAA
- a CDS encoding response regulator transcription factor produces MNEISIILIEDHDLTRMGLKAALQSHSGLKVIGEAANATQGMKLLETAKPDVAVVDIGLPDMDGIELTRKYRRYQAETGQTATKILILTMDHTEDAVLAAFAAGADSYYMKETSISKLTEAIQATHGGNSWIDPAIANVVLRKMRQGIPGENQKGDQPKTVKIEALATEYEQVLETYPLTQRELEILELIVAGCSNGQIAEKLYITVGTVKTHVRNILNKLCADDRTQAAVRALRSGLVA; encoded by the coding sequence ATGAATGAAATCAGCATTATTTTAATTGAGGATCACGATCTAACCAGAATGGGTCTGAAGGCTGCATTGCAGTCTCACAGCGGATTAAAAGTAATTGGGGAAGCAGCAAATGCCACCCAAGGAATGAAACTATTAGAAACAGCCAAGCCAGATGTAGCAGTGGTAGACATTGGCTTACCTGACATGGATGGGATTGAACTCACCCGTAAATATAGACGTTATCAAGCTGAGACAGGACAAACAGCCACCAAAATCCTGATATTGACAATGGATCATACAGAGGATGCAGTATTGGCGGCGTTTGCGGCGGGTGCAGACTCTTATTACATGAAAGAAACCAGCATTAGTAAGTTAACAGAGGCCATCCAAGCAACTCACGGTGGTAACTCTTGGATTGATCCGGCGATCGCCAATGTGGTATTACGCAAAATGCGTCAAGGTATACCAGGGGAAAACCAAAAAGGTGATCAGCCCAAGACAGTGAAAATTGAAGCATTAGCCACAGAATACGAGCAAGTTCTAGAAACCTATCCTCTCACCCAACGAGAATTAGAAATTTTAGAATTAATCGTTGCTGGATGCAGCAATGGTCAAATCGCCGAGAAACTATATATCACCGTTGGGACAGTGAAAACCCACGTCCGCAATATCTTAAATAAACTCTGCGCTGATGACCGTACCCAAGCCGCCGTGCGTGCTTTACGTTCTGGGTTAGTTGCATAG
- a CDS encoding ATP-binding protein, which produces MDKLEKLEIALAKNQHLQFLKNILPETIKFIGLMQQEGNLLGINQSALNFCGLTSSDVLGKPLWEACWWHNSQAAQEAIKIAVACAAAGESVHYEVEILGAGDRLLTFNFFIKPITNQQGQIIFLILPGQNLPDSQTGYDQSAASLPHHSRLDGQVKICPTDQGSHYKFTVDDDEPGIAPEYQQKVFSIFQTLTARDRQENTGIGLAIGKKIVETEGGTISLDSNSAIGSSFHFIWKKQSEK; this is translated from the coding sequence ATGGATAAATTAGAAAAACTTGAAATTGCCTTAGCCAAAAATCAACACTTGCAATTTCTCAAAAATATCTTGCCTGAGACTATCAAATTCATCGGATTAATGCAACAGGAGGGCAATCTCCTAGGAATTAATCAGTCAGCGTTAAATTTTTGTGGATTGACTAGCAGCGATGTACTGGGTAAACCTTTATGGGAAGCTTGCTGGTGGCATAACTCTCAGGCAGCCCAAGAAGCCATAAAAATAGCCGTTGCTTGTGCTGCCGCAGGTGAATCTGTACATTACGAAGTTGAAATATTAGGGGCAGGCGATCGCTTATTAACCTTTAATTTTTTCATTAAGCCGATCACTAATCAACAAGGACAAATTATTTTTTTAATTTTGCCAGGCCAAAATCTGCCTGACTCGCAAACTGGTTATGATCAATCTGCTGCTTCATTACCGCATCACTCGCGCCTTGATGGTCAAGTAAAGATTTGTCCAACAGACCAAGGTAGCCACTACAAATTTACTGTTGACGATGATGAACCTGGTATTGCCCCAGAATATCAGCAGAAAGTGTTTAGCATCTTCCAAACTTTAACAGCCCGCGATCGCCAGGAAAACACAGGCATTGGATTGGCGATCGGGAAAAAAATTGTGGAAACAGAAGGCGGTACGATCAGTTTAGATTCAAACTCTGCTATCGGCAGTAGTTTTCACTTCATTTGGAAGAAGCAATCAGAAAAGTAA
- a CDS encoding hybrid sensor histidine kinase/response regulator, giving the protein MEETLRILVVDDDEVDRMAVRRALIQAGVKMELSEAGNGHEALLALTTTTFNCVFLDYRLPDQDGLTLIHRVHASEIKVPLVVLTAQGDEQIAVELMKAGATDYLSKSRVSSETLAQVLRNAMRVYSAEMQANLALQQLKESHEQLIRKNHELERQRQQIQLQNFKLIEASRLKTQFLATMSHELRTPMNAIIGFSQILLRPKFGQLTPQQTDMVERILNNGKHLLMLLNEVLDFSKLEAGRLELKSELFDLTKIVNATVTEMQSLAEAKKLALQIEINLENPWVFNDSIRVRQILVNLLSNAIKFTETGSIAVEIKELPDSRIEIAVRDTGIGIAPKDFQHIFEAFRQVDQSLTRKYPGTGLGLAIVDSLVRMMRGTIFIESELGVGSMFKVELPRQILSQDAAGNIPALNVDGENIFFSAHNPHQSSPQSRRSSMRYPHLKL; this is encoded by the coding sequence ATGGAAGAAACGCTGAGAATTTTGGTTGTAGACGATGATGAAGTAGACCGGATGGCAGTACGCCGCGCCTTGATACAAGCAGGTGTCAAAATGGAACTGTCGGAGGCTGGTAATGGCCATGAAGCACTACTCGCTTTGACAACTACCACATTTAACTGTGTTTTCCTCGATTATCGCCTACCTGATCAAGATGGCTTAACACTGATTCACAGGGTACACGCATCGGAAATCAAAGTTCCTTTAGTTGTTTTGACAGCACAAGGAGATGAACAAATTGCTGTAGAATTGATGAAAGCTGGTGCTACAGACTATCTTTCTAAATCACGCGTATCTTCAGAAACATTGGCACAAGTTTTACGCAATGCTATGCGAGTATATAGTGCCGAAATGCAAGCAAATTTAGCACTCCAACAGTTAAAAGAAAGTCACGAGCAACTCATCCGCAAAAATCACGAACTCGAAAGACAACGGCAACAAATTCAACTGCAAAACTTCAAGTTAATCGAAGCATCAAGACTAAAAACGCAATTTTTAGCTACGATGTCTCATGAATTGCGAACACCAATGAATGCGATTATTGGATTTTCGCAAATATTATTGCGGCCAAAATTTGGTCAACTAACACCTCAACAAACCGATATGGTTGAGAGAATTTTGAATAACGGCAAGCATTTATTGATGTTATTAAATGAAGTGCTTGACTTTTCTAAATTGGAGGCCGGAAGATTAGAATTAAAGTCCGAATTATTTGATTTAACGAAAATAGTCAATGCAACTGTTACCGAGATGCAATCTCTAGCGGAAGCTAAAAAATTAGCTTTGCAAATAGAGATAAATTTAGAAAATCCTTGGGTATTTAACGATTCAATACGTGTACGCCAAATATTAGTCAATTTGCTATCAAATGCGATTAAGTTTACCGAAACAGGTTCTATTGCGGTAGAAATCAAAGAACTTCCTGATAGTCGGATAGAGATCGCAGTTCGTGATACAGGTATTGGGATAGCACCTAAAGACTTTCAACACATTTTTGAAGCCTTTCGCCAAGTCGATCAAAGCCTGACGCGGAAATATCCGGGTACAGGATTGGGTTTAGCCATTGTCGATTCCTTAGTCAGGATGATGCGTGGCACAATCTTTATCGAGAGCGAATTAGGAGTTGGTTCGATGTTTAAAGTTGAACTACCACGACAAATATTATCCCAAGATGCAGCCGGAAACATCCCGGCTTTAAATGTTGATGGTGAAAATATTTTTTTCTCGGCTCATAACCCCCATCAATCTTCTCCTCAATCCCGTCGCTCATCGATGAGGTATCCTCACCTA